One window of the Lytechinus pictus isolate F3 Inbred chromosome 5, Lp3.0, whole genome shotgun sequence genome contains the following:
- the LOC129260441 gene encoding trace amine-associated receptor 6-like, translated as MAMTMYGSTFFILLLISAIEFQQNSAQITEELLHVPGNGSEVLSSEYATEINLSFATDTYASQTSDEHHTTYHEPQGTLSSGSDDHTGELWIAHQIVWPWWKIIQLTAAIAGIIGNLLVMLVVFRPQKARRSTDTLLGALAIADFLTSVFLIPIPDVSNIPYTWLGGFYCKVIYTARFMWISVSASIFTLTLISVERYIAIKQPFKFRFFFSPTRTRLAIIIVWIMAFILNSFAFFVFFVDPDTQSCILQFPTANGAEVLGITSFVIVLVLPMGIMLVTQSLTALALHRQASRFKAPGNGATQSSERHLIAKGRVIKLIFVINVIFIISWGPNQSAYLAFNLGYLPFSYLYGPLDRALVVLAFFNSCANPVIYTLQYPKFRKAVRDLFSRSNTERAPIFDQPEKTPASNPESA; from the coding sequence ATGGCCATGACAATGTATGGATCGACCTTTTTCATCCTCCTCTTGATATCGGCCATCGAATTTCAACAAAACAGCGCTCAGATTACTGAGGAACTTCTCCATGTCCCAGGAAACGGTTCGGAGGTTCTGTCATCAGAATATGCAACGGAAATCAACCTGTCGTTTGCTACCGATACCTATGCCAGCCAGACTAGCGACGAACATCATACGACGTACCACGAGCCTCAAGGAACGCTTTCCTCTGGATCAGATGACCATACTGGAGAGCTTTGGATCGCCCATCAGATAGTCTGGCCTTGGTGGAAGATTATCCAGCTGACAGCAGCCATTGCTGGTATCATTGGAAACCTTCTTGTGATGcttgttgttttcagaccccaAAAAGCCCGACGTTCTACGGACACGCTTCTTGGTGCCCTGGCCATAGCCGATTTCCTGACGTCGGTGTTTCTCATTCCCATTCCGGATGTTTCCAACATCCCCTACACGTGGCTTGGGGGCTTCTACTGCAAGGTGATCTACACCGCTCGCTTCATGTGGATTTCCGTCAGTGCCTCGATCTTCACACTTACATTAATCTCAGTCGAACGTTACATCGCTATTAAGCAACCTTTCAAGTTTCGCTTTTTCTTCAGTCCTACAAGGACAAGATTGGCAATAATCATCGTTTGGATCATGGCTTTTATCCTCAACAGCTTTGCCTTCTTTGTATTCTTTGTCGACCCTGATACTCAGTCCTGCATCCTTCAATTCCCTACGGCTAATGGCGCAGAGGTTCTAGGTATTACTTCCTTCGTCATTGTCTTGGTGCTACCCATGGGAATCATGTTGGTGACGCAATCTCTCACTGCGTTGGCCCTCCATCGCCAGGCCTCGCGTTTTAAGGCACCAGGCAACGGTGCCACTCAGTCCAGCGAACGCCATCTCATTGCTAAGGGGCGCGTCATCAAACTTATCTTCGTCATCAacgtcattttcatcattagtTGGGGTCCTAATCAGTCGGCTTACCTGGCATTCAACCTTGGATACCTTCCATTTTCTTATCTATACGGGCCATTGGATCGAGCTCTTGTTGTTCTGGCGTTTTTTAATAGCTGCGCCAATCCTGTCATCTACACTCTACAGTATCCCAAATTTCGTAAGGCTGTCCGCGATCTGTTCTCTCGGTCCAATACGGAGAGGGCTCCTATATTCGATCAACCTGAGAAAACCCCGGCTTCGAATCCTGAGTCCGCGTGA